In Onychostoma macrolepis isolate SWU-2019 chromosome 06, ASM1243209v1, whole genome shotgun sequence, one DNA window encodes the following:
- the im:7152348 gene encoding tripartite motif-containing protein 2 isoform X2, translating to MVLFEDQECGICYLHYSRIDRVPRTLHCNHTFCTPCLETMGLHYSGLRTIRCPLCRQVTCVDRGLSLQEALFVNSQLWDNICDEQEDEREQEKEEEGKNTNTQVLTSSQAECPVPKHYRPKLRLPTFLKKMSFSRHPEERIVPTCNVQMMSWRRLSSEEIF from the exons ATGGTGCTGTTTGAGGATCAGGAATGTGGGATCTGTTACCTGCATTACTCCCGCATCGACCGCGTTCCCAGAACTCTCCACTGCAACCACACATTCTGCACCCCCTGTCTGGAGACAATGGGGCTGCATTACAGCGGCCTGCGCACCATTCGCTGTCCCCTCTGTCGCCAGGTGACTTGTGTGGACCGAGGGCTCAGCTTGCAGGAAGCTCTTTTTGTCAATAGCCAACTGTGGGACAACATTTGTGATGAGCAAGAGGACGAGAGAGAGCAGGAAAAGGAGGAAGAGGGAAAAAACACTAATACGCAGGTGCTGACCTCATCACAGGCCGAATG tccagtgccaaaacactacAGACCCAAACTCCGACTCCCAactttcctgaagaaaatgagTTTTTCCAGGCACCCCGAAGAAAGGATTGTTCCCACCTGCAATGT ACAAATGATGTCATGGCGAAGGCTTTCATCAGAAGAGATTTTTTGA
- the im:7152348 gene encoding uncharacterized protein im:7152348 isoform X1: MNRVSLKVPFFSLLFLQITLINFQKTELQQHQIKHRFQFSAMVLFEDQECGICYLHYSRIDRVPRTLHCNHTFCTPCLETMGLHYSGLRTIRCPLCRQVTCVDRGLSLQEALFVNSQLWDNICDEQEDEREQEKEEEGKNTNTQVLTSSQAECPVPKHYRPKLRLPTFLKKMSFSRHPEERIVPTCNVQMMSWRRLSSEEIF; this comes from the exons ATGAATAGAGTAAGTTTGAaagttccttttttttctttgttgtttttgcaGATTACTCTAATCAATTTCCAGAAGACAGAACTACAACAACATCAGATCAAACATCGGTTCCAGTTTTCAGCCATGGTGCTGTTTGAGGATCAGGAATGTGGGATCTGTTACCTGCATTACTCCCGCATCGACCGCGTTCCCAGAACTCTCCACTGCAACCACACATTCTGCACCCCCTGTCTGGAGACAATGGGGCTGCATTACAGCGGCCTGCGCACCATTCGCTGTCCCCTCTGTCGCCAGGTGACTTGTGTGGACCGAGGGCTCAGCTTGCAGGAAGCTCTTTTTGTCAATAGCCAACTGTGGGACAACATTTGTGATGAGCAAGAGGACGAGAGAGAGCAGGAAAAGGAGGAAGAGGGAAAAAACACTAATACGCAGGTGCTGACCTCATCACAGGCCGAATG tccagtgccaaaacactacAGACCCAAACTCCGACTCCCAactttcctgaagaaaatgagTTTTTCCAGGCACCCCGAAGAAAGGATTGTTCCCACCTGCAATGT ACAAATGATGTCATGGCGAAGGCTTTCATCAGAAGAGATTTTTTGA